agtCTGGAACTTTATACCTAGTACCTCCTTCTAAAACGTATTCATaattcatgaaaaaacaaaaaaaaatttaattaatcaaTATCTATCTATCTTATACAGATTTCTCTTCATTGACATAAACGTTTCTTTCGGTTTTCCTTGTTAAAATGTCCTGAATCACCAAAAATACCTAGTGTACATTAACATATAAAGGATGACGTTTAAAAAGTCATAAACAATATACTCCTtacctccccccccccccctcaccACTATGAGACTTAATTAGCAGTTGGACTATTCAGTGACTCTATGTAGAAATTCTTGAAGAAATACTTTCTGCATGACACACCGTTTCCTTGCTTTAAATCCAACAGAAGGGAGAATGCATGATGCCAGAATGTTGGCTGTGTCTCAATTGTATGATGACCTGGAAGTGTTTGCTTTCAACCCAGCCGGAAGAGAGATGTGTTTGTATGGAGACCCAGCATACCCTCTCAGGGTTCACATTCAGGCACCATTCAGATTTGGCATTTTAACCAGGGACATGGAGATATTCAATGAATCAATGAGTGCTGTTCGTTCATCCGTAGAATGGCTTTTTGCGGATGTGATTAACTATTTTAagtttttggattttaaaaagaacttAAAGATTGGCTTAAGCCAAGTCGGAAAAATGTATCTAgtttgtgcaattttgagaaatgcATTAACCTGCCTTTATTCAAACACTACAGCAGGTTACTTTGGAGTTGATCCACCAACACTGAatgaatatttcagttaaGAGTGCTCTGTTCTGTTGAAAGTTAAGTCAGACATGAACTATTAACATTTTAAGATCAagttactttcttgtttgcattttcttcTGCATACTAAGCTTGTCAAGAGTTTTGTCCAATCCCACCTCACTTCTTCCTTTCCTCCACCTCCCctaaaaaaacagtctacTCCTTACAAAGAAACATTAACCATAACAGTTGGTCCTTGAAAGCTTAATTTAATAAAGACatgacttgaaatctggaataCAAAGATTTAGCTAAACACAACAATGCTAGAAAAACCTTGTCCATGAAGCTCATTTcaagaataacaacaacaaaaactgcttCAATGCTGCTTCAGGTAAGactgtaaaaattttaaaatggtcagtttatATAAAGCTGTCATTTAAAGAAATTACTTATTGATTACTTTTTCAAGTAAGGTCATCAATGCTTTGCTTTGTTGCTCTTGCTGTTGTATCATAAGCATCTGGCTGTTCATTAACTGCTGTTGACTCTGTTGCTGCTGCTGATGCATCATTCTCAGCATTTCTGTCTGCTGCTGTTGGATGTGTATTTGTTGTTGATAACTGACTTCCATTTGCTTCTTCTCAAATTCTTGTTGCTGTTTCCTGACGtcaatttcttctcttttcagTTCATAGTTGAGCTCAGCTCTTTGTGATAAATAGAGCATTGCATCGCTGCCTCTTCGACGCTTATTTTTACTGTTATCTTCTTCACTTGCACAAGTAGACTCTCTCTTTCTGGTCTCCGATAATTTTTCCATGGCCTTCAGCCTTATGCCCTCCGCTTTTGCCCTgtcactttcaattttttctttctttcctgaaTCCGCGTCATGAACTTCCGCATCTGCACTTTCTTCTAAAGCTATAATCGTATCCAAAGCTAAATCTAATTCGGAAGGCTCGTCTGGTGTTATACCCGAAGCTTTTTCCTCATCTCTCAGCTTTTTCTTGTGCCTGTTCACAAGGATTCCTACGTGATCTCGAACCGATCTTTTATCAACAAAGAACTTGGGAACTGAACATTTATTGAGAGTGTCCGcaattttttcccaaataCTGCTTCTCTGTGTGGATCCCTTTTTCGTCGTGTAAGGGTTTACGTTGGCAACTTCTCTACACAGGATTAGGTCGTGGTCTTTTGTCCAAGACATCACCGGACTAAGAATAAACAATGACAACACTGAAGTGAATGACAGAGTTCTAAATTctcaaaatatatataatcttccacaaaaaaaataataaaaaaacacaacaaatcgGTAGTTCTTTCGGTAAACCGATGAGTAAAGGAAGCGAGGGtataagttaaaaaaaaaaacactgaaggGCGGCACAACTTACTTGGAAGATTTTGTAGCACCAGAAGCCATTCAGCCTTCGCTCTGTCAACCTAC
This sequence is a window from Acropora palmata chromosome 6, jaAcrPala1.3, whole genome shotgun sequence. Protein-coding genes within it:
- the LOC141884565 gene encoding uncharacterized protein LOC141884565; translation: MASGATKSSNPVMSWTKDHDLILCREVANVNPYTTKKGSTQRSSIWEKIADTLNKCSVPKFFVDKRSVRDHVGILVNRHKKKLRDEEKASGITPDEPSELDLALDTIIALEESADAEVHDADSGKKEKIESDRAKAEGIRLKAMEKLSETRKRESTCASEEDNSKNKRRRGSDAMLYLSQRAELNYELKREEIDVRKQQQEFEKKQMEVSYQQQIHIQQQQTEMLRMMHQQQQQSQQQLMNSQMLMIQQQEQQSKALMTLLEKVINK